DNA from Microbispora sp. ZYX-F-249:
CACCGTGGCCGACGAGGACGTGCACACGGCACTGGAGCGCGGCCTGCTCGAACGGCTCGGCTCGCTGGGCGGCAAGCTCCGCGCCGGCCGCAGCCGCAACGACCAGATCGCCACCGACCTGCGCCTCTACCTGCGCGACCACGTCCGCACGATCGTCTCCCGGCTCGCCGAGCTGCAGACGGCGCTGATCAGCCAGGCCGAGGAGAACGCCGACGTCGCCGCCCCCGGCATGACGCATCTGCAGCACGCTCAGCCGGTGTCGTTCGGCCACCAGCTTCTGGCCCACGTCCACGCGCTCACCAGGGACGTGGACCGCCTCCGCGACTGGGACAGGCGCGCGGCGATCTCGCCGCTCGGCTCGGGCGCGCTGGCCGGTTCCTCGCTGCCGCTCGACCCCGCCGCCGTCGCCGCCGAACTCGGATTCGACGCTCCGGCGCCGAACTCGATGGACGCGGTCGCCGACCGCGACTTCGCGGCGGAGTTCCTGTTCTGCGCCGCGCTGATCGGCGTGCACATCTCCAGGCTCGGCGAGGAGATCGTGCTGTGGGCCTCGCAGGAGTTCCGGTGGATCGAGGTGGACGACGCCTACTCGACCGGCTCGTCGATCATGCCGCAGAAGAAGAACCCCGACGTCGCCGAGCTGGCCCGGGGCAAGAGCGGCAGGCTGATCGGTTCGCTGATGTCGCTGCTGACGACCCTCAAGGGCCTGCCGCTCACCTACAACCGGGACCTGCAGGAGGACAAGGAGCCGGTGTTCGACGCGGTCGACACCCTGCTCCTGGTGCTCCCGGCGGTGTCGGGCATGGTCTCCACGATGCGGGTGAACAAGGCCAAGCTGGAGTCCAGCGCGCCCGACGGCTTCGCCCTGGCGACCGACCTCGCCGAACTGCTGGTCCGCCGCGGGGTCCCGTTCCGCGACGCGCACGAGGCCGTCGGCCACCTCGTGGTGTGGTGCCAGGTGAACGACAAGGACCTCGGCGAGCTCACCGACGACGAGCTGGCCAAGGTCTCGCCGCACTTCGCC
Protein-coding regions in this window:
- the argH gene encoding argininosuccinate lyase is translated as MRLWGGRFEGGPADALTRLSVSVQFDWRLAPYDLLASRAHARVLHRAGLLTQEELDRMLGALDDLDRACRKGEFRPTVADEDVHTALERGLLERLGSLGGKLRAGRSRNDQIATDLRLYLRDHVRTIVSRLAELQTALISQAEENADVAAPGMTHLQHAQPVSFGHQLLAHVHALTRDVDRLRDWDRRAAISPLGSGALAGSSLPLDPAAVAAELGFDAPAPNSMDAVADRDFAAEFLFCAALIGVHISRLGEEIVLWASQEFRWIEVDDAYSTGSSIMPQKKNPDVAELARGKSGRLIGSLMSLLTTLKGLPLTYNRDLQEDKEPVFDAVDTLLLVLPAVSGMVSTMRVNKAKLESSAPDGFALATDLAELLVRRGVPFRDAHEAVGHLVVWCQVNDKDLGELTDDELAKVSPHFAVDATGASVRDVLNVHGALAARSAFGGTAPDRVRDQIANLREVVDGQAAWANES